A single region of the Paramicrobacterium fandaimingii genome encodes:
- a CDS encoding phosphonate ABC transporter ATP-binding protein: protein MRVPTSTEASSDTMTAELRRILPLVTVRDLRVAYDEQTVLSGVDLDLLPGEIVALLGASGSGKSTLMKSLTGFAPIASGSVRVAGHGVTNLRRGELRALRSEVGQVFQQFNLIPRLSVLTNVLTGALHNARSLNLVGAFSSADRQRAMHLLDRVGISHKAKDAARTLSGGQQQRVAIARALMQRPRVILADEPVASLDPKLAHSVLELLREIAADDGIPVLVSLHVLPLALAHSDRVVGLSHGHTLISGRTADLDAEQLSVLYEEDGADDDNHNA, encoded by the coding sequence ATGAGAGTTCCCACATCGACCGAGGCGTCCTCTGACACCATGACGGCCGAGCTGCGCAGGATCCTCCCGCTCGTGACGGTGCGCGATCTGCGCGTTGCCTACGACGAGCAGACCGTTCTCAGCGGAGTCGATCTTGATCTGCTCCCCGGCGAGATAGTCGCGCTCCTCGGGGCATCCGGTTCGGGCAAATCCACGCTCATGAAGAGCCTCACCGGGTTCGCTCCGATCGCGTCAGGCTCAGTGCGCGTCGCCGGGCATGGTGTCACAAACCTTCGTCGGGGCGAGCTGCGCGCTCTGCGGTCAGAGGTGGGGCAGGTATTTCAGCAGTTCAACCTGATTCCGCGGCTCAGCGTGCTGACGAACGTGCTGACCGGCGCCCTGCACAACGCTCGCTCGCTCAACCTGGTCGGGGCCTTCTCGAGCGCCGATCGTCAGCGTGCGATGCACCTCCTCGACCGTGTCGGCATCTCTCACAAAGCGAAGGATGCCGCACGCACGCTGTCGGGCGGGCAACAGCAGCGCGTAGCCATTGCGCGTGCGCTCATGCAGCGCCCACGCGTGATTCTCGCCGACGAACCCGTCGCCTCGCTCGACCCGAAACTCGCGCACTCGGTGCTCGAGTTGCTGCGAGAGATCGCCGCCGACGACGGCATCCCGGTTCTCGTGAGCCTGCACGTGCTGCCGCTCGCCCTTGCCCACAGCGACCGCGTCGTCGGGCTGAGCCACGGTCACACTCTCATCTCGGGTCGCACGGCCGACCTCGACGCCGAGCAACTCTCGGTGCTGTATGAGGAGGACGGAGCGGATGATGACAACCACAACGCGTGA
- a CDS encoding Fic/DOC family protein — protein sequence MADRYTYPDSDVLVNKYGIANHDDWKEAESDFIGLRLHELHENPIQGVFDLEHLKSIHAHLAQDLYTWGGEIRDTDTHPGGTGIAHCRPPFIVAEAERVFGTLADEEYLRGLDADTFSDRLAWVWGEVTSIHPFRDINTRSQHVFFNQLAREAGWVIDWAQIPGELMAHARTLAIIEDHTGIDALIRPNLLTVAEAQHRDSVAVSAGTHAGRALARMTRRDPEALDRELDAVRERRNGLRPGESSPT from the coding sequence ATGGCTGATCGCTACACGTACCCTGACAGCGATGTCCTGGTCAACAAGTATGGGATCGCCAACCACGACGATTGGAAAGAAGCCGAAAGCGACTTCATCGGACTTCGACTGCACGAATTGCATGAGAACCCGATCCAGGGCGTCTTTGACTTGGAGCACCTGAAATCGATTCACGCACACTTGGCACAAGACCTTTACACGTGGGGCGGCGAGATTCGGGATACGGATACGCACCCCGGTGGCACAGGCATTGCGCACTGTCGGCCGCCGTTCATCGTTGCTGAAGCAGAGCGGGTCTTCGGAACCCTGGCCGACGAGGAGTACCTGCGTGGGCTCGATGCCGATACGTTTTCTGACCGTTTGGCGTGGGTGTGGGGCGAAGTGACCTCGATTCATCCGTTTCGAGACATCAATACTCGCAGCCAGCACGTGTTCTTCAACCAGCTCGCGCGTGAGGCCGGCTGGGTGATCGACTGGGCGCAGATTCCTGGCGAGCTGATGGCCCATGCGCGAACTCTCGCGATCATCGAGGACCACACGGGCATCGACGCGCTCATTCGCCCGAACCTTCTGACGGTGGCCGAGGCGCAGCATCGAGACAGCGTTGCTGTGTCCGCGGGGACGCACGCAGGCCGAGCGTTAGCGCGCATGACTCGGCGGGACCCCGAGGCCCTTGATCGCGAGCTTGATGCGGTGCGCGAACGGCGCAACGGCTTGCGTCCCGGAGAATCATCGCCCACGTGA
- the msrA gene encoding peptide-methionine (S)-S-oxide reductase MsrA, with the protein MTSGKQDSGEITRRDGAETAILAGGCFWGMEDLVRRQPGVLGTRVGYTGGENDHATYRSHPGHAEALEIVFDPAQTTYRDILAFFFQIHDPSTLNQQGNDRGTSYRSAIFPVTPKQESVARETIADVDASGLWPGKAVTTIEPLGAFWEAEPEHQDYLEKYPNGYTCHFPREGWVLPRREPAAR; encoded by the coding sequence ATGACGAGCGGAAAGCAGGATTCCGGGGAGATCACCCGCCGCGACGGCGCCGAGACGGCCATTCTGGCGGGCGGATGCTTCTGGGGAATGGAAGACCTTGTCCGCCGTCAGCCGGGAGTGCTCGGTACACGCGTCGGGTACACGGGTGGCGAGAACGACCACGCGACATATCGCAGCCACCCCGGCCACGCTGAGGCTCTGGAGATCGTCTTCGACCCGGCACAGACGACGTATCGCGACATTCTCGCGTTCTTCTTCCAGATCCACGACCCGTCGACGCTCAACCAACAGGGAAACGACCGGGGAACGAGCTATCGATCGGCGATCTTCCCCGTCACGCCCAAACAAGAGTCAGTCGCTCGCGAAACGATCGCGGATGTCGACGCCTCCGGTCTCTGGCCAGGAAAGGCCGTGACGACGATCGAGCCTCTCGGAGCGTTCTGGGAGGCCGAGCCTGAGCACCAGGACTACCTCGAGAAGTACCCCAACGGCTACACCTGCCACTTCCCACGCGAAGGCTGGGTGCTTCCGCGCCGCGAGCCCGCCGCACGCTAG
- a CDS encoding FHA domain-containing protein FhaB/FipA, translated as MSELTLLVLRFGFLILLWFFVLGVVYALRSDLFGQGRKVDAAKQPAAKGASAPPQAKPMSTPAAAPSSARSGTATVHNATRIVITSGTKQGSEIPLGKGPITIGRAADSTLVLRDDYTSTHHARLLLWNDDWMLQDLDSTNGTYLAGKRVGAPTQIKLGAPIKVGQTTFELRG; from the coding sequence GTGAGTGAGCTCACCCTTCTCGTCTTGCGCTTCGGCTTCCTCATTCTCCTCTGGTTCTTCGTGCTCGGGGTGGTCTATGCCCTGCGCTCAGACCTGTTCGGGCAGGGCCGCAAGGTCGACGCAGCCAAGCAGCCGGCTGCCAAAGGGGCATCCGCTCCCCCACAGGCGAAACCGATGTCGACCCCGGCAGCCGCGCCCAGCTCGGCACGCAGCGGCACAGCGACTGTGCACAATGCAACGCGCATCGTGATCACCTCGGGAACCAAGCAGGGCAGCGAGATTCCCCTGGGCAAAGGCCCCATCACCATCGGTCGCGCTGCCGACTCCACCCTTGTGCTGCGCGACGACTACACCTCGACACACCACGCCCGACTGCTGCTGTGGAACGACGATTGGATGCTGCAAGACCTCGACTCGACGAACGGAACCTACCTCGCAGGCAAGCGCGTTGGCGCGCCGACCCAGATCAAGCTCGGCGCCCCCATCAAGGTCGGCCAGACGACGTTTGAGCTGCGAGGCTGA
- a CDS encoding tyrosine-protein phosphatase, producing the protein MTLIDIELSAPVNLRDLGGIPIEGGTLRQGLAIRTDDLAYVTEEVADKLVADGLTALIDLRSPLEVATTGRGPLASRPVTYHHLPLIADVSETMSEGAPSFTHESMGAMYVSMVESAAPQLVTALNVIAHTRGATAFHCAAGRDRTGVLAAMLLLTLGADDDEIVADYARTGENMEAIFTRSRPVMGAMWEALGSERSLDDTRALLDGQMHVSARILLAQLRERHGDALAPLRTAGLSDDTIARLRERARVA; encoded by the coding sequence ATGACACTCATCGACATTGAACTCAGTGCACCGGTCAATCTGCGCGATCTCGGGGGCATCCCCATCGAGGGCGGAACGCTCCGGCAAGGGCTGGCCATTCGCACCGATGACCTCGCATACGTCACCGAGGAGGTCGCCGACAAGCTCGTCGCCGACGGCTTGACCGCACTTATCGACCTTCGATCTCCCCTCGAGGTTGCCACCACAGGGCGCGGACCTCTCGCCTCGCGCCCCGTGACGTATCATCACCTTCCGCTCATCGCCGACGTGTCCGAAACGATGTCTGAGGGCGCACCGTCGTTCACGCACGAGTCCATGGGTGCGATGTACGTGTCCATGGTGGAAAGCGCGGCACCTCAGCTCGTGACCGCGCTCAACGTCATCGCCCACACGCGAGGCGCGACGGCGTTCCATTGCGCCGCGGGTCGAGACCGCACGGGCGTGCTTGCTGCGATGCTTCTGCTCACGCTCGGCGCCGACGACGACGAGATCGTCGCAGACTACGCGCGCACAGGTGAAAATATGGAGGCGATCTTCACCCGAAGCCGCCCTGTCATGGGGGCGATGTGGGAGGCGCTCGGCAGCGAGCGCAGTCTCGACGATACGCGTGCCTTGCTCGACGGGCAGATGCACGTCTCTGCGCGCATCCTTCTGGCCCAGCTTCGTGAGCGCCACGGCGACGCACTCGCGCCGCTTCGGACTGCGGGTTTGAGCGATGACACAATCGCGCGGCTGCGAGAGCGGGCGCGAGTCGCGTGA
- a CDS encoding amidohydrolase family protein: MRLPDDAAVFDAHFHIVDPAFPLIPNNGYLPDAFTADDYLQRTRRLRITGGTVVSGSFQGTDQSYLTAALERLGAGFVGVTQLTTDVTDDEITRLDAAGVRAVRFNLYRGATIDLSDMEQFARRVHDVAGWHSELYVDAADLPELESTLRRLPQASVDHLGMSDDTTGTLLSLVEAGLVVKATGFGRMSVSDPDALMATIDRANPHALIFGSDLPSTRARVPFADSDLDRVRAAVGDDRARAVLTENARRLYRVTDAS; the protein is encoded by the coding sequence ATGCGATTACCTGACGACGCCGCAGTCTTCGACGCACACTTCCACATCGTCGACCCCGCGTTTCCGCTCATTCCCAACAACGGGTACCTGCCCGACGCCTTCACGGCAGACGACTACCTGCAGCGAACCCGTCGCCTCCGCATCACGGGTGGCACTGTCGTGAGTGGTTCGTTCCAGGGCACCGACCAGAGTTACCTCACGGCCGCACTTGAGCGCCTTGGCGCCGGCTTCGTCGGCGTCACGCAGCTGACCACCGACGTCACTGACGACGAGATCACCAGACTGGATGCCGCTGGCGTCCGCGCCGTGCGCTTCAACCTCTACCGTGGCGCGACGATCGACCTGTCAGACATGGAGCAGTTCGCACGCCGAGTGCACGATGTGGCCGGGTGGCACAGCGAACTCTACGTGGATGCCGCCGATCTTCCCGAGCTTGAAAGCACGCTCCGCCGGCTCCCGCAGGCGTCCGTCGACCACCTTGGCATGAGCGACGACACGACGGGCACGCTGCTCTCGCTGGTCGAAGCCGGTCTTGTCGTGAAGGCGACGGGATTCGGCCGCATGTCGGTGAGCGATCCGGATGCCCTCATGGCGACGATCGACAGGGCGAACCCGCATGCGCTCATCTTCGGCAGCGATCTGCCATCAACCCGCGCGAGGGTGCCTTTCGCGGATTCCGATCTCGACCGCGTGCGCGCGGCGGTGGGTGATGACCGCGCCCGCGCAGTGCTTACCGAGAACGCACGCCGCCTTTATCGCGTAACCGACGCGTCATAG
- a CDS encoding sigma-70 family RNA polymerase sigma factor yields the protein MAPGSPAQTRNDVVSQFTTFRPKLFAIAHRTLGSAWSADDAVQEVWIRLQRTDIAAIDNLEAWLTAVISRVCIDMIRHQVSRREELGRDASTEPAVADKDDDPSEIAMLSDDLALALQVVLDGLGPLERLALVLHDVFALSFDDIAPIVERTPAAARKLASRARSRLRTVDVGAVRERHEAAIVAFLDAARNGDFGKLLQLLDPEIELRSDTAAVHLAAEGADHGAPLLASGIRGADAVARVFAGRAELTRLVLCNGVPAAAYVSGGAAHAVYLVTFESDRIAQLDVFADTAQLAVLDTVL from the coding sequence ATGGCACCCGGATCCCCTGCGCAGACGCGTAACGACGTGGTCAGCCAATTCACGACCTTCAGACCCAAGCTCTTTGCGATCGCGCACCGCACGTTGGGCTCCGCGTGGAGCGCTGACGACGCTGTGCAGGAGGTGTGGATTCGTCTGCAGCGCACCGACATCGCGGCGATCGACAATCTCGAAGCCTGGCTCACCGCCGTCATCTCTCGAGTCTGCATCGACATGATCCGCCACCAAGTCAGCAGGCGCGAAGAGCTGGGTCGCGACGCGAGCACGGAGCCCGCCGTTGCAGACAAAGACGATGATCCGTCAGAGATCGCGATGCTCTCCGACGACCTGGCGCTGGCGCTGCAAGTTGTGCTCGACGGGCTCGGCCCCTTGGAGCGACTCGCTCTCGTGCTCCACGACGTCTTTGCACTCTCGTTCGACGACATTGCGCCGATTGTCGAGCGCACGCCAGCTGCCGCCCGAAAACTTGCCTCCCGCGCCAGATCCCGTCTTCGCACGGTTGACGTCGGGGCGGTCCGCGAGCGTCACGAAGCCGCGATTGTCGCGTTTCTCGACGCGGCACGCAATGGAGACTTCGGAAAGCTTCTGCAACTGCTCGACCCCGAGATTGAGTTGCGCAGCGACACCGCCGCGGTTCACCTTGCCGCCGAAGGAGCCGACCACGGGGCACCACTGCTCGCCAGCGGCATCCGCGGCGCCGACGCGGTCGCGCGGGTCTTCGCCGGCCGCGCCGAATTGACGCGTCTGGTGCTCTGCAACGGAGTGCCCGCAGCCGCCTACGTCTCAGGTGGCGCAGCGCACGCCGTCTACCTGGTTACGTTCGAGTCCGACCGCATCGCGCAACTCGATGTTTTCGCAGACACCGCGCAGCTGGCCGTGCTCGACACTGTGCTCTAG
- a CDS encoding NAD(P)-binding domain-containing protein, translated as MATTLRTATVVVIGAGQAGLSAAFHLQRLGYDSALDDDAEDPTFVVLDANPAPGGAWQHRWESLTMNTVNGIFDLPGMEKPPIDDSEPSRMAVPHYFADYESTFDLPIMRPVRVMSVERADASPDGDLVVETSDGPWRTRAIINATGTWDNPRRPAFPGAETFQGRQLHTRDYVSLNEFADQRVAVVGGGISAIQHIEEISRVATTLWYTRREPVWLDGSFRPETEGRATISAVKADVEAGRPSGSIVSYTGLPWTSYALDAKARGALDRRPMFTALEPHGVREADGSLTTVDTILWATGFAASLAHLDPLRLRHALGGIVTRNTRVVDEPRVHLVGFGPSQSTLGANRDGRHAATEIDRMLGRDGRPARARDGAASGAVA; from the coding sequence ATGGCCACCACTTTGCGCACCGCGACTGTCGTCGTGATCGGTGCCGGGCAGGCGGGACTCTCGGCCGCCTTTCACCTGCAGCGTCTCGGGTATGACAGCGCCCTCGACGACGATGCCGAAGACCCAACGTTCGTCGTGCTCGACGCTAACCCGGCGCCGGGCGGGGCATGGCAGCATCGTTGGGAATCTCTCACGATGAACACCGTGAACGGCATCTTCGACCTGCCGGGCATGGAGAAGCCACCCATCGACGACTCCGAACCGAGCAGGATGGCCGTGCCGCACTATTTCGCCGACTACGAGAGCACGTTCGACCTGCCGATCATGAGACCCGTGCGCGTGATGTCTGTTGAACGGGCGGATGCTTCGCCCGACGGCGATCTCGTCGTCGAGACGAGCGACGGCCCGTGGCGCACACGGGCGATCATCAATGCCACCGGCACGTGGGATAACCCGCGCCGTCCCGCTTTCCCGGGAGCCGAGACGTTTCAGGGCCGCCAGCTGCACACGCGTGACTACGTCTCGCTCAATGAGTTCGCGGACCAGCGCGTGGCGGTCGTCGGCGGAGGAATCTCGGCGATTCAGCACATCGAAGAGATCTCGCGCGTCGCAACGACCCTCTGGTACACCCGACGCGAACCGGTCTGGCTCGACGGGTCATTCAGACCGGAGACCGAGGGGCGTGCGACGATTTCTGCGGTGAAAGCCGACGTCGAGGCTGGCCGCCCGTCGGGCAGCATCGTGTCGTACACGGGACTGCCCTGGACGTCGTACGCGCTCGACGCGAAGGCGCGCGGAGCGCTCGATCGCCGACCGATGTTCACCGCACTTGAACCGCACGGCGTTCGCGAGGCGGACGGCTCCCTCACGACGGTCGACACCATTCTCTGGGCGACGGGATTCGCGGCATCCCTCGCGCATCTGGACCCGCTGCGGCTTCGGCACGCACTCGGCGGCATCGTGACGCGCAACACGCGGGTCGTGGACGAACCACGTGTGCATCTCGTCGGCTTCGGCCCATCACAGTCGACACTCGGGGCCAACCGCGACGGCAGGCACGCGGCGACAGAGATCGATCGGATGCTGGGGCGCGACGGCCGCCCGGCACGCGCGCGTGATGGCGCAGCATCCGGAGCTGTTGCCTGA
- the phnE gene encoding phosphonate ABC transporter, permease protein PhnE: MMTTTTRESRSRGTASGLTDGDRTRLERAFSIPRARFLVGIPIALLVLVWSFDGAEFNFAKLGEGTVNMGEFLSRLFPPDFSKFGIIVELLIETFQMAIVGTVLGVVLSLLMAFAAASTIAPRWLYYPSRWVMNVIRSVPDLVFALMFVSAVGLGPFAGILAMTLGSIGSIGKIFAEAMESVDVGPTTAMQAVGASKRQVIVYGVLPQAAPLLVSYTLLLFEGNVRGATILGLVGAGGIGLELTTAMRMYDYGHLSAIIICIIVLVTAIDQGSALIRKRLT; encoded by the coding sequence ATGATGACAACCACAACGCGTGAGTCGCGTTCCCGCGGCACCGCAAGTGGGCTTACGGATGGCGACCGCACGCGGCTCGAGCGGGCGTTCTCGATTCCCCGTGCTCGCTTCCTCGTCGGCATCCCGATTGCACTGCTTGTACTTGTGTGGTCATTCGATGGGGCCGAGTTCAACTTCGCAAAGCTCGGCGAGGGCACCGTGAACATGGGCGAGTTCCTCTCTCGGCTGTTTCCACCGGACTTCTCAAAGTTCGGCATCATCGTGGAGCTGCTCATCGAGACGTTTCAGATGGCAATTGTCGGAACAGTTCTCGGAGTTGTTCTGTCGCTGCTCATGGCCTTCGCCGCGGCATCAACCATTGCTCCTCGCTGGCTCTACTATCCCTCGCGCTGGGTGATGAACGTCATTCGTTCGGTTCCCGACCTAGTGTTTGCTCTCATGTTCGTCTCCGCTGTGGGGCTCGGGCCATTCGCCGGCATCCTCGCTATGACGCTTGGCTCCATCGGCTCGATCGGAAAAATCTTCGCCGAGGCCATGGAATCGGTCGACGTCGGACCAACCACCGCGATGCAGGCGGTTGGCGCGTCAAAACGACAGGTCATCGTCTATGGGGTGCTTCCGCAGGCTGCCCCGCTTCTCGTCTCGTACACGCTGCTGCTCTTCGAGGGCAACGTACGTGGCGCCACGATCCTCGGGCTGGTGGGAGCCGGGGGCATCGGGCTCGAACTCACCACGGCGATGCGCATGTACGACTATGGGCATCTCAGCGCCATCATCATCTGCATCATCGTGCTTGTCACGGCAATCGATCAGGGCAGCGCCCTCATCAGAAAGAGACTCACATGA
- a CDS encoding FAD-binding oxidoreductase, with the protein MTIVSQTILSQLRVAMRGHVWLPDDAGFDTARRPWNLAVEQMPCAVVDAADANDIAQLLRFASANGISVATQPSGHGATGRADGAILLRTARLDSIDVDLASMTARIGAGVRSGDLQRATAARGLTALPGSSPVVSVTGAALGGGLSWFSRAFGWIADSIHAADIVLADGTQRHVTVTDADTELLWALRGGGGELAIVTALELRLRPAPSVFGGRQLWSAAHARSVAEAYRSMTETAPRELTLWLELLHFPGADPMIAIDSTFLGTEGAARDLMHETKNLHAPLTDTRAVMSVADLGQITAEPAEPGPGQSRGELLTHLDDAALDALLQPIAPLMTAQVRHLGGALAQPSESPHGALSEPYALYMFGVPNSTAGSEAISNKQRELAAALPTSGRKPITFLNPAERLSDALPSESLERLRELKATRDPHGVIQGNFPLHG; encoded by the coding sequence ATGACCATTGTCTCTCAAACGATCCTCAGCCAGCTTCGCGTCGCAATGCGTGGACACGTCTGGCTTCCCGACGATGCCGGTTTCGACACGGCGCGTCGACCGTGGAACCTCGCGGTAGAGCAGATGCCCTGTGCCGTTGTGGACGCAGCAGACGCTAACGACATCGCGCAGCTTCTGCGCTTCGCCTCCGCCAACGGGATCTCCGTCGCGACGCAGCCCAGCGGTCACGGTGCGACGGGGCGAGCGGACGGAGCCATTCTGCTGCGGACGGCGCGCCTCGACTCCATCGATGTTGACCTGGCCTCGATGACTGCCCGCATCGGTGCCGGGGTTCGCTCAGGCGATCTGCAGCGAGCGACAGCGGCACGCGGTCTGACCGCGCTGCCGGGGAGTTCCCCCGTCGTCTCGGTGACAGGCGCGGCACTCGGGGGCGGGTTGAGCTGGTTCAGTCGCGCATTCGGATGGATTGCCGACAGCATCCATGCCGCCGACATCGTGCTGGCCGATGGAACACAGCGGCACGTCACGGTGACCGACGCGGACACGGAACTCCTGTGGGCGCTGAGGGGCGGGGGCGGAGAACTCGCCATCGTCACGGCCCTCGAGCTGCGGCTGCGTCCCGCCCCCTCGGTGTTCGGAGGGCGTCAGCTGTGGTCAGCGGCCCACGCACGCTCGGTCGCGGAAGCCTATCGGTCAATGACCGAGACCGCTCCGCGAGAGCTGACGCTGTGGCTCGAACTGCTCCACTTTCCCGGTGCCGACCCGATGATCGCGATTGATTCCACCTTCCTCGGCACCGAAGGAGCCGCCCGCGACCTCATGCACGAGACCAAAAATCTGCACGCACCGCTCACGGACACGCGCGCAGTGATGAGCGTGGCAGACCTCGGGCAGATCACCGCGGAACCCGCGGAGCCTGGCCCGGGGCAGTCCCGCGGCGAGCTCCTCACCCATCTTGACGACGCCGCTCTCGATGCGCTCCTCCAGCCGATCGCGCCGCTCATGACGGCCCAGGTTCGCCATCTCGGAGGCGCGCTCGCACAGCCGAGTGAGAGTCCGCACGGAGCCCTCAGCGAGCCGTACGCTCTCTACATGTTCGGGGTTCCGAACTCCACCGCGGGTTCAGAAGCCATCAGTAACAAGCAGCGTGAGCTCGCTGCCGCACTTCCCACAAGCGGCCGCAAGCCGATCACGTTCCTCAACCCAGCAGAACGGCTCTCTGATGCACTGCCCTCCGAGTCTCTGGAGCGTCTTCGCGAACTCAAGGCAACCCGCGACCCACACGGGGTCATTCAGGGCAACTTTCCCTTACACGGCTGA
- a CDS encoding FhaA domain-containing protein has protein sequence MGILDNFEKGLERAVNGAFAKTFRAGVQPVEISSALKRELDTTAAVVTRDRILVPNRFSVSLSVDDHERMDRIGPTLIDELTSVVQKHAKQQGYQFAGGIDIALTADPNLSDGMLQVDSENVKGDVTWQPVVDIDGKRHPLRQSRTVIGRGSDADITVNDTGTSRKHVEILWDGERAQVRDLGSTNGSTLNGAKISQAALAPDSVIQIGRTRITFRVLAQSRQPASGADVATRRTDMGGFWGPNS, from the coding sequence GTGGGGATTCTCGATAACTTTGAGAAGGGACTGGAGCGTGCCGTCAACGGCGCGTTCGCCAAGACCTTCCGCGCGGGCGTGCAGCCCGTAGAGATCTCCAGTGCGCTCAAACGCGAACTCGACACAACGGCAGCCGTCGTCACACGCGACCGCATTCTCGTTCCCAACCGATTTTCCGTATCTCTGTCTGTCGACGATCATGAGCGCATGGACCGCATCGGGCCCACCCTCATCGACGAGCTCACGAGCGTCGTGCAAAAGCACGCAAAGCAGCAGGGCTACCAGTTCGCCGGAGGAATCGACATCGCTCTCACCGCCGACCCCAATCTCAGCGATGGGATGCTCCAGGTGGACTCCGAGAACGTGAAGGGCGATGTCACCTGGCAGCCCGTCGTCGACATCGACGGCAAACGCCACCCCCTCAGGCAGTCCCGCACCGTCATCGGCCGCGGCAGCGACGCAGACATCACGGTGAACGACACGGGGACCAGCCGCAAACACGTGGAGATTCTCTGGGACGGCGAGCGCGCACAGGTGCGCGACCTCGGCTCGACAAACGGGTCGACGCTCAACGGCGCCAAGATCTCCCAGGCAGCACTGGCGCCCGACTCAGTGATTCAAATCGGTCGCACCCGCATCACCTTCCGCGTGCTCGCGCAATCGCGCCAGCCCGCATCGGGGGCGGATGTCGCCACGCGACGCACCGACATGGGCGGATTCTGGGGGCCTAACTCGTGA
- a CDS encoding TetR/AcrR family transcriptional regulator produces MTAILRPDAGAAVRRGPGRPRDDGLDDQIISATLDIIDAEEEVTVSRVVSRSGVSRAALYRRWPSLTTLITDALDVGRTVPSPISSNGDLRQAILGMLLGDSSSVTEFGYSEERFRQRIRLVMADRELQKAYWHSHVARRRVPMEQALHAGIDSGILRRDLNVEACFDAIAGTVYYQLVVRGDRMTDDASRTRIAAAFDLIWRGMLAV; encoded by the coding sequence GTGACCGCAATACTGAGACCGGATGCCGGGGCCGCGGTGCGCCGCGGCCCCGGCCGTCCGCGCGACGACGGCCTTGATGACCAGATCATCAGCGCAACGCTCGACATCATCGACGCCGAAGAGGAGGTGACCGTGTCGCGCGTCGTCTCTCGCAGCGGCGTCAGTCGCGCCGCGCTCTATCGCCGGTGGCCGTCGCTGACCACGCTCATCACTGACGCGCTCGATGTCGGTCGCACCGTGCCGTCGCCGATTTCTTCGAACGGCGATCTGCGCCAGGCGATTCTGGGCATGCTCCTCGGCGACTCGTCGTCTGTCACCGAGTTTGGCTATTCTGAGGAACGGTTCCGCCAACGGATCCGGCTCGTCATGGCGGACCGCGAGCTCCAGAAGGCGTACTGGCACTCGCACGTCGCTCGCCGTCGCGTTCCGATGGAGCAGGCTCTTCACGCGGGAATTGACAGCGGCATCCTTCGCAGAGACCTCAACGTTGAGGCCTGCTTTGACGCGATTGCTGGCACCGTGTACTACCAACTTGTCGTTCGTGGCGATCGCATGACCGACGACGCATCGCGCACGCGAATCGCAGCGGCGTTCGATCTGATCTGGCGTGGAATGCTCGCCGTGTAA
- a CDS encoding pyridoxamine 5'-phosphate oxidase family protein: MGKIFDSIDDTMKAWIETQPLWFVATAPLSTEGHVNVSPRGHDSLSVLNEHRVAWVDFTGSGVETIAHLRENGRVCLMFASFERRPRIVRLHGRGTVALPGDAEFDEVVALHPEHPSTRAVITVDVTRVSDSCGWGVPVMEMTGERDLLRLHAEKKGADGMAAYRVEKNSLSVDGLPGFPA, translated from the coding sequence ATGGGCAAAATCTTCGATTCGATCGATGACACCATGAAGGCTTGGATTGAGACTCAGCCGTTGTGGTTCGTCGCGACGGCGCCGCTCAGCACGGAAGGTCACGTCAATGTGTCGCCGCGCGGACACGATTCGCTCTCTGTGCTCAACGAGCATCGTGTCGCATGGGTCGATTTCACGGGCAGCGGCGTTGAGACTATCGCCCACCTGCGTGAGAACGGGCGGGTCTGCTTGATGTTCGCCTCGTTCGAACGTCGGCCGAGAATCGTGCGCCTGCATGGCCGCGGAACTGTCGCGTTGCCCGGTGACGCGGAATTCGATGAGGTTGTCGCCCTTCACCCAGAGCACCCGAGCACCCGGGCGGTCATCACCGTTGACGTCACGCGGGTCAGTGACTCGTGCGGCTGGGGTGTGCCTGTCATGGAGATGACGGGGGAGCGGGATCTGCTGCGGCTTCACGCAGAGAAGAAGGGAGCCGACGGCATGGCGGCATATCGTGTCGAGAAGAACTCGCTGAGCGTCGACGGGCTTCCCGGATTCCCTGCCTGA